The Schizosaccharomyces pombe strain 972h- genome assembly, chromosome: I genome contains a region encoding:
- the elo2 gene encoding putative GNS1/SUR4 family protein, with amino-acid sequence MLKIHRPSIDHPFGVDLWHLFEQLSIKTIGWNPSEFEYIPGKTPMSQWSSVIVSITAYYVIILSGRAIMTNRKPLKQRRLFQLHNFILTIISGALLALLVEEVFRNYMRNGLFYCVCDSRHFTQRLVTLYYLNYLTKYLELMDTVFLFLKKKPLAFLHCYHHGITALLCFTQLLGRTSVQWGVIGLNLYVHVIMYSYYFLAACGRRVWWKQWVTRVQIIQFVLDLILCYFGTYSHIAFRYFPWLPHVGDCSGSLFAAFFGCGVLSSYLFLFIGFYINTYIKRGAKKNQRKAAGKADNTSVAAAAGSEALAATTATNASPFSARSRKL; translated from the exons ATGTTGAAAATTCACCGACCCAGCATTGACCATCCATTTGGAGTGGACCTATG GCATTTGTTTGAGCAACTGAGCATCAAAACTATAGGATGGAATCCCTCTGAATTTGAGTACATCCCGGGTAAAACTCCCATGTCTCAGTGGTCGAGCGTAATTGTATCCATTACCGCTTACTATGTTATCATTTTGAGTGGTCGAGCGATCATGACAAATCGCAAACCTTTGAAACAACGTCGTCTTTTTCAACTTCACAACTTCATTTTGACTATCATCAGTGGAGCTTTGCTTGCTTTGTTGGTAGAAGAGGTTTTTCGCAACTACATGCGTAACGGTCTCTTCTACTGCGTTTGCGATTCTCGTCATTTTACGCAGAGATTGGTTACCTTGTACTACCTCAATTACTTGACCAAGTACTTGGAGTTGATGGATACGGTGttcttgtttttgaagaagaaaccCCTTGCCTTTCTCCATTGCTACCACCATGGTATTACGGCTCTCTTGTGCTTTACTCAACTTCTCGGTCGCACCTCCGTCCAGTGGGGTGTTATTGGCTTGAACTTGTACGTTCATGTTATCATGTACAGTTACTACTTCCTTGCTGCTTGCGGCCGTAGAGTTTGGTGGAAGCAATGGGTTACCCGTGTTCAAATCATTCAGTTCGTCCTTGATCTCATCCTCTGCTACTTTGGTACCTACTCCCACATTGCTTTCCGTTACTTCCCTTGGCTTCCCCATGTCGGTGATTGTTCTGGTTCTCTCTTTGCCGCCTTCTTTGGTTGCGGTGTTCTTTCGTCCTATTTATTCCTCTTCATTGGTTTTTACATTAATACCTACATCAAGCGCGgtgccaaaaaaaatcaaaggaAAGCCGCCGGTAAGGCAGATAACACCTCTGTTGCTGCCGCTGCTGGCTCTGAAGCTTTAGCCGCTACCACTGCTACTAATGCTTCTCCCTTTTCTGCTCGCTCAAGGAAACTCTAA
- a CDS encoding uncharacterized protein (Schizosaccharomyces pombe specific protein) — MPKAHPKCEILEPSELLTFTKSSSYSSYFFARLCAIVQSICCTIRVCAIILIDYRLLVFTIGPHHKINGERWILNFPPSVKVCL; from the coding sequence ATGCCCAAAGCACATCCAAAATGTGAAATCTTGGAGCCCTCTGAACTCCtaacttttacaaaaagcTCTTCTTAttcttcttattttttcgcACGACTATGTGCGATCGTGCAAAGCATCTGCTGTACGATACGTGTGTGCGCAATTATTTTGATCGATTATAGACTACTAGTTTTCACGATTGGTCCTCATCATAAGATCAATGGCGAAAGGTGGATTCTCAATTTTCCACCTTCCGTGAAAGTAtgtctttaa
- the cox6 gene encoding cytochrome c oxidase subunit VI: MKAVQRIFQTGRFSVAAGPSVRFQAGFLAANRQVRFSSNHGVSLEEINTKYNDFFSNVQDQFELQRGLNNCFAYDIVPSSDVIEQALRAARRVNDFPTAVRIFEGIKVKLPTKEQYQAYVKELKPVCNELGIVLKEDLFK; encoded by the exons ATGAAAGCAGTTCAACGTATTTTTCAAACTGGCCGCTTTTCTGTCGCCGCAGGACCCTCGGTTCGTTTTCAAGCTGGGTTTTTAGCTGCAAACAGACAAGTTCGTTTTTCTAGTAACCACGGGGTTTCCTTGGAAGAAATAAACACAAA GTATAACgatttcttttcaaatgttCAGGATCAATTTGAGCTCCAAAGAGGCCTAAATAATTGTTTTGCCTACGATATCGTGCCTTCTTCTGATGTTATTGAACAAGCTTTACGTGCTGCTCGTCGTGTTAACGATTTCCCTACCGCCGTAAGGATTTTCGAAGGTATTAAAGTGAAACTACCAACCAAAGAACAGTACCAAGCGTATGTTAAGGAGCTTAAGCCTGTTTGCAATGAATtaggtattgtattgaAGGAGGATCTTTTTAAGTAA
- the mcm5 gene encoding MCM complex subunit Mcm5 → MAAATGWERSAVYYTPVLPGEQELDSNVSHEKNFIQFIEEFVIDNDFIYRTQLRDNLVVKQYMLNIDLRHLISYNEDLAHLLLSQPTDILPLFESAVTTVAKRLLYRSQENASTNIPTCQVTLRYDANILPIRNLTASHISKLVRVPGIIIGASTLSCRATALHLVCRNCRATRILQISGGFSGVQLPRVCEAPVLDGEKKDCPMDPFIIDHSKSTFIDQQVLKLQEAPDMVPVGELPRHILLNADRYLTNQITPGTRCVITGIFSIFQNKSVKASGAVAIRNPYIRVVGIQMDSNDGSKSTPLFSEEEEEEFLEISRTPNLYDIISNSISPAIYGNVDIKKAIACLLFSGSKKILPDGMRLRGDINVLLLGDPGTAKSQFLKFVERLAPIAVYTSGKGSSAAGLTASIQRDSVTREFYLEGGAMVLADGGIVCIDEFDKMRDEDRVAIHEAMEQQTISIAKAGITTILNSRTSVLAAANPIFGRYDDMKTPGENIDFQSTILSRFDMIFIVKDEHDETKDRNIARHVINLHTNLQESSETLAIGEIPFDKFRRYINYCRHKCAPNLDAEAAEKLSSQFVAIRKRVHQSEQDSNSRSTIPITVRQLEAIIRITESLAKMSLSPIASEAHATEAIRLFLTSTLAAATQSSPEVTEEVKKIEASLRKRLPIGFQASYRMLIREYVNGHGYSQHALEMALQILSSKETIQLRNGGQTVYRSGV, encoded by the exons ATGGCTGCAGCAACAGGTTGGGAACGGAGTGCTGTATATTATACCCCAGTTCTCCCAGGAGAGCAAGAATTAGATTCCAATGTTAGTCATGAGAAGAATTTCATACAGtttattgaagaatttgTGATTGACAATGACTTTATCTATCGTACTCAACTAAGAGACAATCTCGTGGTAAAACAATACATGTTGAACATAGATCTTAGGCACCTGATCAGTTATAACGAAGATCTAGCTCATTTGCTTCTGAGTCAGCCGACAGATATTCTACCTCTGTTTGAGTCTGCTGTCACTACAGTTGCTAAACGCCTACTTTATAGAAGTCAAGAAAATGCTTCTACGAATATCCCCACTTGCCAGGTAACTCTACGTTACGATGCTAACATCCTTCCAATCCGTAACCTGACAGCTTCTCATATCTCAAAACTGGTTAGAGTGCCTGGTATCATCATCGGTGCTTCAACACTTTCCTGCCGTGCAACTGCTTTGCACTTAGTATGCAGAAATTGTAGGGCTACCAGGATTTTACAGATTTCTGGTGGATTTTCAGGTGTTCAGCTTCCTAGAGTTTGTGAAGCTCCTGTTCTCGAtggtgaaaaaaaagactgCCCGATGGATCCTTTCATTATTGATCATTCAAAATCGACTTTTATCGATCAGCAGGTGCTTAAACTACAGGAAGCTCCTGATATGGTTCCTGTCGGTGAGTTGCCTCGTCATATATTATTGAATGCTGATCGCTATTTAACTAACCAAATTACTCCGGGAACCCGCTGCGTTATTACTGgcattttttctatttttcaaaataagtCTGTTAAAGCTAGTGGTGCCGTGGCCATTCGGAACCCTTATATCAGAGTCGTGGGTATTCAAATGGATTCAAATGATGGCTCTAAATCTACTCCTTTATTTAgtgaagaggaagaagaggagTTCCTTGAAATTTCTCGTACTCCGAATTTGTACGATATTATATCCAACAGCATATCTCCCGCTATTTATGGTAATGTAGACATCAAGAAAGCTATTGCATGCCTACTTTTTTCAggttctaaaaaaattctccCCGATGGTATGCGCCTTCGTGGTGACATTAATGTTTTACTTCTTGGTGATCCTGGTACTGCGAAatctcaatttttgaaattcgTTGAGCGACTGGCCCCCATCGCTGTTTATACTTCCGGTAAAGGTTCAAGTGCTGCTGGTTTGACTGCTTCTATTCAAAGAGACTCAGTTACCAGAGAATTTTACCTTGAAGGTGGCGCAATGGTTCTTGCTGATGGTGGCATTGTCTGTattgatgaatttgataaaatgaGGGATGAAGATCGTGTTGCTATTCACGAAGCAATGGAGCAACAAACTATTTCAATAGCTAAAGCCGGTATCACTACTATATTGAATTCTAGGACATCCGTTTTAGCTGCTGCTAATCCAATTTTTGGCCGATACGATGATATGAAGACACCAGGTGAAAACATTGATTTTCAATCTACGATTCTTTCAAGATTCGACatgatatttattgttaagGATGAACATGATGAAACAAAGGATCGAAATATTGCCCGTCACGTTATTAATCTTCATACCAATTTACAAGAATCTAGTGAGACTTTAGCAATTGGAGAAATTCCTTTTGATAAGTTTCGGCGGTACATAAACTATTGTAGACA CAAATGTGCACCTAATCTTGATGCAGAGGCAGCTGAAAAGCTATCTAGTCAATTTGTCGCAATTCGAAAACGTGTTCATCAGTCAGAGCAGGACAGTAACTCGCGTTCTACCATTCCAATCACTGTTCGTCAATTAGAGGCAATCATACGAATTACTGAATCCCTTGCAAAAATGTCATTATCACCTATTGCTTCTGAAGCTCACGCTACTGAAGCGATTCGACTGTTTTTGACCAGTACACTTGCTGCTGCTACACAAAGTTCGCCTGAAGTTACTGaggaagtaaaaaaaattgaagccAGCTTAAGAAAAAGGTTACCTATAGGGTTTCAGGCGAGTTACCGTATGCTTATACGAGAATACGTAAATGGG CATGGATATTCACAACACGCGTTAGAAATGGCTTTACAAATTCTTTCGTCGAAGGAAACAATTCAACTCAGAAATGGCGGACAAACGGTGTATCGATCAGGAGTATGA
- the trk1 gene encoding plasma membrane potassium ion transmembrane transporter Trk1, whose translation MVLNYIQRWFKWVIPTFGFLAIHYIYIISLTIIASILLFTGGTTTKIKYIDALFLASSATTQTGLNSVDLNSLSIWQQFILYGFTAITVPIWMHGSISFIRLYWFRRKFKDVVRQNRTRKFQRKLRKSLMKKSEDDEEQGVRGRKIRVMLPYLHSLRSPTSLKNFSRFDTHDSTNNPYFPDNPPSPKADISKDEYFGKYLPKKSDTLDMDLESHNMTFHDYEPSIENKNYDFGSSHSASMQMYEMDDLHPRLRRQSSFISSVNPLEADDTRETLSEGALVQESLPMAYSYSDTNLVVSRDSFTLTGDDNLFPEGGLRPANTIDGIVRSSLSSSSLSKDTEPSTVDMHIAFTGLNKPTIERERNLKLRKKSRFYKKSLRSRFSRGLHRPIRWTKSFTSNRRNLTLERVLSSAFAKKREPSISSRHTTMSLPYLSYNPTVDRNSAFVALSKEQRDELGGIEYRALKCVCSMVTLYFIIFNIAAFVTFIVFAYTAVGSREVIDSYDLRRGWWALFSSASSFNDLGFSLIPSSFVPMNRNIFLLLISSLFIIAGNTGFPCFFRTFIWTTYKLYPFSFEKKEAMAFLLDHPRRCFTLLFPSGATWVLFFVLLLLNVIDLVLFMVLDTGSKAVASLPKGIRVVNAIFQSVCTRTAGFTSVSISELHPAVLVSYMVMMYISVYPVAINMRNTNVYEERSLGVYRTEDDEGKSFLKDHLTEQLSYDLWYIFLGLFIICICEGGKISNPLDTDFSIFTVLFEVVSAYGTVGLSTGLSSSNCSLSARFTTISKLVIIALELRGRHRGLPRAVDRAILLPSEKNNLKEEEDYQRRHGFSIDNARGSIAVSRD comes from the coding sequence ATGGTCCTAAATTACATTCAAAGATGGTTCAAGTGGGTGATACCAACTTTTGGATTCTTGGCAATTCATTATATTTACATTATATCCTTAACTATCATTGCCTCTATCCTACTTTTTACCGGAGGGACCACCACGAAAATCAAGTATATCGATGCTTTATTCTTAGCTAGCAGCGCAACTACCCAAACAGGCCTTAACAGTGTTGACTTAAATTCTTTATCTATCTGGCAGCAGTTTATCCTGTATGGATTTACTGCTATTACGGTTCCTATATGGATGCACGGAAGTATTTCCTTCATCCGGCTGTATTGGTTTCGacgaaaatttaaagacgTTGTTCGTCAAAATCGTACTCGAAAATTTCAGAGAAAGCTCCGTAAAAgcttaatgaaaaaaagcgAGGATGACGAAGAACAGGGTGTTCGTGGTAGAAAAATTCGTGTAATGTTACCATACCTACATTCACTAAGGAGTCCAACGTCTCTAAAAAACTTCTCGAGATTTGACACGCATGACAGTACGAACAATCCGTACTTTCCTGACAACCCCCCTTCTCCCAAGGCAGATATATCTAAAGACGAGTATTTTGGAAAGTATCTCCCAAAAAAGTCTGATACGCTAGACATGGATTTGGAAAGTCACAACATGACTTTTCATGACTATGAACCTTccattgaaaataaaaattacgATTTTGGTAGTTCGCATTCAGCCTCGATGCAAATGTATGAAATGGATGACCTTCATCCCCGACTTCGTAGACAAAGctcttttatttcctcCGTTAATCCTTTAGAGGCTGACGACACCCGTGAAACTTTATCTGAAGGCGCCTTAGTTCAGGAATCTCTCCCTATGGCTTATAGTTATTCTGATACTAATTTGGTTGTATCGAGGGATTCATTTACTCTCACTGGGGACGACAATCTTTTCCCAGAAGGTGGTTTAAGGCCTGCCAATACAATAGACGGAATAGTAAGGTCGTCTCTGTCTTCTTCCTCCCTATCTAAAGACACTGAACCATCGACAGTTGACATGCATATTGCTTTCACCGGACTTAATAAGCCCACCATAGAGCGTGAACGTAATCTTAAacttagaaaaaaaagtcgtttttataaaaaatctttacGTTCCAGATTTTCGCGAGGACTTCATCGTCCAATACGTTGGACAAAGTCATTCACTTCTAACCGACGAAACTTGACTCTTGAACGAGTCCTTTCTTCTGCCTTTGCTAAAAAACGTGAGCCTTCTATTTCATCAAGACACACTACTATGTCACTTCCCTATTTGTCGTATAATCCTACTGTCGATCGTAATTCTGCTTTCGTTGCTTTGTCTAAAGAACAGCGGGACGAGCTGGGTGGAATTGAATATAGAGCTTTGAAATGCGTCTGCTCCATGGTTAccctttattttatcatttttaatattgcTGCCTTTGTGACCTTCATTGTTTTTGCTTATACGGCAGTGGGATCGCGAGAGGTAATAGATTCTTATGACTTACGTCGTGGGTGGTGGGCGTTATTCTCGTCtgcttcttcatttaatgatttggggttttctttaatacCATCGTCTTTTGTGCCAATGAATCgaaacatttttcttttgttgatTTCATCTTTATTCATTATCGCAGGTAACACGGGATTCccttgtttttttagaaCATTCATTTGGACAACGTATAAGCTATACCCTTTTAGTTTTGAGAAGAAAGAAGCTATGGCATTTCTCCTTGATCATCCTCGACGATGTTTCACTTTATTGTTTCCATCTGGAGCAACCTGGgtcttgttttttgttttgctgCTGCTTAATGTCATTGATCTGGTATTGTTCATGGTCTTAGATACTGGAAGTAAAGCAGTCGCTAGCCTTCCTAAAGGTATTAGGGTTGTAAATGCAATATTTCAATCAGTTTGTACAAGAACCGCAGGATTCACGAGTGTATCAATTAGTGAACTTCACCCAGCAGTACTGGTCAGTTACATGGTTATGATGTATATTTCTGTTTATCCAGTTGCTATCAACATGAGAAATACCAATGTTTATGAGGAGCGATCTTTGGGTGTTTACAGAACTGAAGATGATGAGGGGAAATCTTTCTTAAAAGATCACCTTACTGAACAATTAAGTTACGATTTATGGTATATTTTTCTAGGGCTATTCATCATATGCATTTGTGAAGGAGGTAAAATCTCCAATCCTCTAGATACCGATTTCAGTATTTTTACTGTCCTTTTTGAAGTAGTCTCTGCTTACGGTACGGTGGGACTTAGTACTGGATTAAGCTCCTCAAATTGTTCACTTTCAGCAAGATTTACTACTATAAGTAAACTAGTTATTATAGCACTTGAACTGCGCGGTAGACATAGAGGTTTACCCAGGGCTGTTGATCGAGCCATCCTTCTTCcttctgaaaaaaataatctgaaagaagaagaagattaTCAACGTCGTCACGGATTTTCCATAGACAACGCACGTGGCAGTATTGCAGTTTCTCGAGACTGA